Proteins encoded in a region of the Sphingopyxis sp. OAS728 genome:
- a CDS encoding Fe2+-dependent dioxygenase yields MFKLVQLLDDGAVRALREIAASGKFVDGKISNPHSTVKNNLQLHDAGAYERSSKILLDAMVQNPDFMGFSFPARIAPPLMTRYTPGMHYGLHPDAAYIPLPDGQLRTDVSCTVFLNDPADYDGGALHVQLGNADLRFKEAPGVAVVYPSHTLHEVEPVTRGERLVAITFIQSLIPDVAHRNLMYELNEVAAIEGGKMDPANFTRLQAVQYQLLRMWRR; encoded by the coding sequence ATGTTCAAGCTCGTCCAGTTGCTCGACGATGGCGCGGTCCGTGCGCTGCGCGAGATCGCCGCCAGCGGCAAGTTCGTCGATGGCAAGATCAGCAACCCGCATTCGACGGTGAAGAACAACCTCCAGCTTCACGATGCCGGCGCCTATGAACGCTCGTCGAAGATCTTGCTCGATGCGATGGTGCAGAACCCCGATTTCATGGGTTTTTCTTTCCCGGCGCGCATCGCGCCGCCATTGATGACGCGCTACACGCCGGGCATGCATTATGGGCTGCACCCCGATGCCGCCTATATCCCGCTGCCCGACGGCCAGCTTCGCACCGATGTCAGCTGCACCGTGTTCCTGAACGATCCCGCCGACTATGACGGCGGCGCGCTGCATGTGCAGCTCGGCAACGCCGATCTTCGCTTCAAGGAGGCGCCGGGGGTTGCCGTCGTCTATCCCTCGCACACGTTGCACGAGGTCGAACCGGTGACGCGCGGCGAGCGGCTCGTGGCGATCACCTTCATCCAGAGCCTGATCCCCGACGTCGCGCACCGTAATTTGATGTACGAACTCAACGAAGTCGCGGCGATCGAGGGCGGCAAGATGGACCCTGCGAATTTCACGCGGCTCCAGGCGGTCCAGTACCAGCTTTTGCGGATGTGGCGGCGCTAA
- the folE gene encoding GTP cyclohydrolase I FolE, with amino-acid sequence MSDSKTELGPDGKVVVPDHVADAVRTLIEWAGDDPAREGLLDTPRRVARAWKEYCQGYNEDPALHLSRTFQEVGGYDEIVLLRDIPFQSHCEHHMAPITGKASIAYLPRDRVVGISKLARVLNGFARRLQVQERLTAEVARCIWDNLHPHGVAVVIDAQHGCMTGRGVRTPGVGMVTSRLLGCFLDDERSRKEVLALMGY; translated from the coding sequence ATGAGCGACAGCAAGACCGAATTGGGACCCGACGGCAAGGTGGTCGTCCCGGACCATGTCGCCGACGCCGTGCGGACGCTGATCGAGTGGGCGGGCGACGATCCGGCACGCGAAGGGCTGCTCGATACACCGCGCCGCGTCGCGCGTGCGTGGAAGGAATATTGCCAGGGTTATAATGAGGATCCGGCGCTGCATCTGTCGCGCACCTTCCAGGAGGTCGGCGGCTATGACGAGATCGTCCTGCTCCGCGATATCCCGTTCCAGTCGCACTGCGAACATCATATGGCGCCGATCACCGGTAAGGCATCGATCGCTTACCTGCCGCGTGACCGCGTCGTCGGTATCTCCAAGCTTGCGCGTGTCCTCAACGGCTTTGCGCGGCGGTTGCAGGTGCAGGAGCGGCTGACCGCCGAGGTCGCGCGCTGCATCTGGGACAATCTCCACCCGCATGGCGTCGCAGTGGTCATCGACGCGCAGCATGGCTGCATGACAGGCCGCGGCGTGCGCACCCCCGGCGTCGGCATGGTGACCAGCCGCCTGCTCGGCTGCTTCCTCGACGACGAGCGCAGCCGCAAGGAAGTGCTCGCGCTGATGGGTTATTGA
- a CDS encoding TonB-dependent receptor, with the protein MKFKALIGTSILAMTVATPAFAQDAADEVERDAFGGEIVVTAQRQSERLQDVPIAVSAFSTEALEAQQIKTPSDLQLTLPNVTFTKTNFTGASFTIRGIGDLCVGTTCDSATAIHLNGDPLFSTRLFETEFFDLERVEVLRGPQGTLFGRNATSGVVNVITAKPKLGTFEAAAEAEYGNYDSMKGKAMVNIPLGDTMGIRVAGIYLNRDGYTKNTFLDTRIDDRDLYSVRGSFRWEPSPDTTIDLLASYFREKDQRTRIQKQLCQRDPTGILGCLNSRLDNSPFNGNATFTAALTSREFLAIRGIPQAFALGSLYGPDVYANTTIPSDPRTVNTAYTPSYFTSELTLQGQIEHNFGPVSLQVSGQYQKVKLDASQDYNSNVGNRALYAGGLATLQAAANGALGAAFTPYFAPVAAAIIPNGPNGQLCTSLAEESGYGSFGGNKICSDQSLQFDRSNQYNSSWSVESILSSDLDGPFNFLVGGIYADYHLTENSYYVNAFPIDYLTGVLGAFTAATNATGPLPPSFLATPFFRNNTDDLKIKSYGLFGEAYFEVSDRLKLTAGLRYNNDKKSVTARSTLASFLAPHAGTTDTVFGSPFVGSFDADPGTPGNQIIQARQVKFNKLTGRFVIDFKVTDDNLLYASYSRGYKSGGINPPLQPIFEVPESFKPEQVDAFEIGSKNTFGGGALQLNLTAFYYKYKDLQLSKIVARTAVNDNVSADIYGFEAEAIVRPDPDVVVNLGFSYLHSKVSDDKFTSNPRDFGGGRSDAVIVKDITNAANCAVASRTGNVAGINAFVNQVNNLINTNPDINPDPAVVTRVIPGVQPGANLQGTTAFPSDGGIASTGAFGICDVLSAAAAGAFSPLGLNPTTFGGVEYFSAGVPVNIKGNQLPQAPNYKFSAGIQYTARMGDMSLVPRVDLAYTGESYGSIFNGNVNRIKGYAQVNAQLQLNGRDDKWYVKGFIQNVFDANSVTGLYITDQSSGNYTNIFTLEPRRYGIAAGVKF; encoded by the coding sequence ATGAAGTTCAAGGCACTGATCGGAACCTCGATCCTTGCGATGACGGTGGCGACGCCGGCATTTGCGCAGGACGCGGCGGATGAAGTGGAACGCGATGCTTTCGGTGGCGAAATCGTCGTCACGGCGCAGCGCCAGTCGGAACGCCTGCAGGACGTGCCGATCGCCGTCAGCGCCTTCTCGACCGAGGCGCTCGAAGCACAGCAGATCAAGACGCCGTCGGATCTTCAGCTGACCCTGCCCAACGTGACCTTCACCAAGACCAACTTCACCGGCGCCAGCTTCACGATCCGCGGCATCGGCGACCTTTGCGTCGGCACGACCTGCGACAGCGCGACCGCGATCCACCTGAACGGCGACCCGCTGTTTTCGACCCGCCTGTTCGAAACCGAATTCTTTGACCTTGAGCGCGTCGAAGTGCTGCGCGGACCGCAGGGCACGCTGTTCGGGCGCAACGCGACCTCCGGCGTGGTCAACGTGATCACCGCGAAGCCGAAGCTCGGGACGTTCGAAGCAGCCGCCGAAGCCGAATATGGAAATTATGATTCCATGAAGGGCAAGGCGATGGTCAACATCCCGCTCGGCGATACGATGGGTATTCGCGTCGCGGGCATCTACCTCAACCGCGACGGCTATACGAAGAATACCTTCCTCGACACGCGCATCGACGACCGTGACCTTTATTCGGTCCGCGGTTCGTTCCGCTGGGAGCCCTCGCCCGACACGACGATCGACCTGCTCGCCTCCTATTTCCGCGAGAAGGACCAGCGCACGCGTATCCAGAAACAGCTTTGCCAGCGCGACCCGACCGGCATCCTCGGCTGTTTGAACAGCCGCCTCGACAATTCGCCCTTCAACGGCAATGCGACCTTCACCGCGGCGCTGACCTCACGCGAATTCCTTGCGATCCGCGGCATCCCCCAGGCCTTTGCGCTCGGTAGCCTCTATGGCCCCGACGTCTATGCGAACACGACGATCCCGTCGGACCCGCGGACGGTGAACACGGCCTATACGCCGAGCTATTTCACCAGCGAACTGACGCTGCAGGGACAGATCGAGCATAATTTCGGGCCGGTGTCGCTGCAGGTGTCGGGCCAGTATCAGAAGGTCAAGCTCGACGCATCGCAGGACTATAACAGCAACGTCGGCAACCGCGCGCTGTATGCGGGTGGGCTTGCAACGTTGCAGGCCGCTGCGAACGGAGCGCTCGGCGCCGCATTCACGCCCTATTTCGCGCCGGTCGCCGCAGCGATCATCCCGAACGGCCCGAACGGCCAGCTCTGTACATCGCTGGCCGAGGAAAGCGGCTATGGCAGCTTTGGCGGCAACAAGATCTGTAGCGATCAGTCGCTGCAGTTCGACCGGTCGAACCAGTATAACAGCAGCTGGTCGGTTGAAAGCATCCTGTCGAGCGACCTCGACGGGCCGTTCAACTTCCTCGTCGGTGGCATCTATGCCGATTACCACCTGACCGAGAACAGCTATTATGTGAACGCCTTCCCGATCGATTATCTGACCGGGGTGCTGGGCGCATTCACCGCGGCGACGAATGCGACCGGCCCGCTGCCGCCGTCGTTCCTCGCTACGCCCTTCTTCCGCAACAACACCGACGACCTGAAGATCAAATCCTACGGCCTGTTCGGTGAAGCCTATTTCGAAGTCAGCGACCGGCTGAAGCTGACCGCAGGCCTGCGCTACAACAACGACAAGAAGAGCGTGACCGCCCGGTCGACGCTGGCCAGCTTCCTCGCGCCACACGCGGGGACGACCGACACCGTCTTCGGCTCGCCCTTCGTCGGGTCGTTCGACGCGGATCCCGGTACGCCGGGCAACCAGATCATCCAGGCGCGTCAGGTGAAATTCAACAAGCTCACCGGCCGCTTCGTGATCGATTTCAAGGTTACCGACGACAATCTGCTCTACGCATCCTACTCGCGCGGCTATAAATCGGGCGGCATCAACCCGCCGCTGCAGCCGATCTTCGAGGTCCCCGAATCGTTCAAGCCCGAGCAGGTCGATGCATTCGAAATCGGGTCGAAGAACACCTTTGGCGGGGGCGCGCTCCAGCTGAACCTGACGGCCTTCTACTACAAGTATAAGGACCTGCAGCTCAGCAAGATCGTTGCACGTACCGCGGTCAACGACAATGTCAGCGCCGACATCTATGGCTTCGAGGCCGAAGCCATCGTCCGGCCGGACCCCGATGTCGTCGTCAACCTTGGCTTCAGCTATCTGCATAGCAAGGTGTCGGACGACAAGTTCACGAGCAACCCGCGCGACTTTGGCGGCGGCCGCAGCGACGCGGTGATCGTTAAGGACATCACCAACGCCGCAAACTGCGCCGTGGCCTCGCGGACCGGCAATGTCGCAGGCATCAATGCGTTCGTGAATCAGGTGAACAACCTGATCAACACCAATCCGGACATCAATCCCGACCCGGCGGTTGTAACGCGCGTCATCCCGGGCGTTCAGCCCGGCGCGAACCTGCAGGGGACGACGGCTTTCCCGTCGGATGGCGGCATCGCCTCGACGGGCGCATTCGGGATCTGCGACGTGCTCAGCGCCGCGGCCGCTGGTGCCTTCTCGCCGCTCGGGCTCAACCCGACGACCTTTGGCGGGGTCGAATATTTCTCCGCCGGTGTTCCGGTCAACATCAAGGGCAACCAGTTGCCGCAAGCGCCGAACTACAAGTTCAGCGCGGGCATCCAGTACACGGCGCGTATGGGCGATATGTCGCTCGTTCCGCGCGTCGACCTTGCCTATACCGGTGAAAGCTATGGCAGCATCTTCAACGGCAATGTGAACCGCATCAAGGGCTATGCCCAGGTCAATGCCCAGCTGCAGCTCAACGGCCGTGACGACAAATGGTATGTGAAGGGGTTCATCCAGAACGTCTTCGACGCCAACAGCGTCACGGGCCTCTACATCACCGACCAGTCGTCGGGTAACTATACCAACATCTTCACCCTCGAACCGCGCCGCTATGGCATCGCGGCCGGCGTGAAGTTCTAA
- a CDS encoding TonB-dependent receptor, with protein sequence MTLRNILLGATMLCAATTPAMAFAQDAAPADDAATATDDTDYGNDIIVTATGRAQRSQDIPIAVNVVGGEQLENSGISDIRGLRQIAPSFQATTGQSSASGVVLRIRGIGTAGDNPGFEPSVGVFVDGVFRARAGLALADLPPIDRVEVLRGPQGTLFGRNTSAGALNIVTQKPSFNFGGYAEASYGNLDEIELKAGVTGPVSETFALRLDGGYHKRDGYIKDVNSDRAFNNLDRWSVRGQALFEKDDVSFRLIADYAKTDEQCCGALNTNSGFAQPGTPAFAASAVIQGLAAANGLTGIVTPFNPKDREVAYSPNRDLTEKMREWGVSGQLDWDLGGVELTSITAYRDWKAIRGMDVDFSGIDRAYRENMPINMRDFTQEVRLKGTAFDDHVDWLIGGFYLNEKLKYTERTRFGTQGAQYVDAFINALTDSAVPGPTGFQIFQSIPNSPLVGQVLLASNPQLAAAAAQAGVLDTFLTPLPAPQAGQGQIGDAYRVNTEAFALFTHNIIDFNDNVSLTLGLRYNHETKKLNANLQSNLPGCSTLQGPRYALYRQALQGLPSGLGNAIFNLVCNPVVNPEFNGIYRDKRSESKLTGTAKLSIKLDDRVMVYGGYDRGYKSGGYNLDRGSFDTAFLGGNGAQASDLEFGNEDVDSYEVGVKTDFSSAFQFNANLFYTELKGYQNLAFEGNNFVVQNFDKVVAQGVELESVIRPAPNLNFTLGYSYVDTEVKDPVAGVDNGMPLTNSPKHVVTGAVTWTPQISSNVGGLVHVDWRMNSDANTINDPVAVPFTTNDGYSIVNARAGLNFGPDQNYAVEFYVENLFNKYYNITSFPIPEQSASFAVYPAPPRLYGVKLRAKF encoded by the coding sequence ATGACTTTGCGCAACATTTTGTTGGGCGCCACCATGCTGTGTGCTGCCACCACCCCCGCTATGGCCTTCGCCCAGGACGCTGCCCCCGCCGATGATGCGGCGACCGCGACCGACGACACCGATTATGGCAACGACATCATCGTCACCGCGACGGGCCGCGCGCAGCGTTCGCAGGATATTCCGATCGCGGTCAATGTGGTTGGCGGCGAGCAGCTCGAAAATTCGGGTATCAGCGATATTCGTGGCCTTCGCCAGATCGCACCGAGCTTCCAGGCCACGACCGGCCAGTCGTCGGCGAGTGGCGTGGTGCTTCGCATCCGCGGTATCGGTACGGCGGGCGACAACCCCGGCTTCGAACCGTCGGTCGGCGTCTTCGTCGACGGCGTTTTCCGCGCTCGTGCCGGTCTCGCCCTCGCCGACCTGCCGCCGATCGATCGCGTCGAAGTGTTGCGCGGGCCGCAGGGCACGCTGTTCGGCCGCAACACGTCGGCAGGGGCGCTCAACATCGTCACGCAGAAGCCGAGCTTTAACTTCGGCGGCTATGCCGAGGCGAGCTATGGCAATCTCGACGAGATCGAGCTGAAGGCCGGCGTCACCGGCCCGGTATCCGAAACCTTCGCGCTGCGGCTCGACGGCGGCTATCACAAGCGTGACGGCTATATCAAAGATGTGAACAGCGATCGCGCCTTCAACAACCTCGACCGCTGGTCGGTGCGCGGTCAGGCCTTGTTCGAAAAGGACGATGTTTCGTTCCGCCTGATCGCCGATTATGCCAAGACCGACGAGCAGTGCTGCGGCGCGCTCAACACCAACTCGGGCTTTGCGCAGCCGGGCACGCCGGCCTTTGCCGCGAGCGCGGTCATTCAAGGGCTGGCGGCTGCCAATGGCCTGACCGGCATCGTGACGCCGTTTAACCCCAAGGATCGCGAAGTCGCTTATTCGCCGAACCGCGACCTTACCGAAAAGATGCGCGAATGGGGCGTGTCGGGCCAGCTCGACTGGGATCTCGGCGGCGTCGAGCTGACCTCGATCACCGCATATCGCGACTGGAAGGCGATCCGCGGCATGGATGTCGATTTCTCGGGCATCGACCGCGCCTATCGCGAAAATATGCCGATCAACATGCGCGATTTCACGCAGGAAGTCCGGCTCAAGGGTACGGCCTTCGACGATCATGTCGACTGGCTGATCGGTGGCTTCTACCTCAACGAAAAGCTGAAATATACCGAACGCACGCGTTTCGGCACGCAGGGCGCGCAATATGTCGACGCCTTCATCAACGCGCTGACCGATTCCGCGGTGCCCGGACCGACGGGTTTCCAGATTTTCCAGTCGATCCCGAATTCGCCGCTGGTCGGTCAGGTGCTGCTTGCGTCGAACCCGCAGCTTGCGGCCGCCGCCGCACAAGCCGGCGTGCTCGACACCTTCCTGACGCCGCTGCCCGCGCCGCAGGCCGGACAGGGCCAGATCGGCGACGCGTATCGCGTCAACACCGAAGCCTTTGCGCTGTTCACGCACAACATCATCGACTTCAACGACAATGTCTCGCTGACCCTCGGTCTGCGCTACAATCATGAAACGAAGAAGCTGAACGCCAACCTGCAGTCGAACCTGCCGGGCTGCTCGACGCTGCAGGGTCCCCGCTATGCCCTCTATCGTCAGGCGCTGCAGGGCCTGCCGTCGGGCCTTGGCAATGCGATCTTCAACCTCGTCTGCAACCCCGTGGTGAACCCCGAATTCAACGGGATTTATCGCGACAAGCGCAGCGAGAGCAAGCTGACCGGCACCGCCAAGCTGTCGATCAAGCTCGACGATCGCGTGATGGTCTATGGCGGTTATGACCGTGGCTACAAGTCGGGCGGTTACAACCTCGACCGCGGTTCGTTCGACACCGCCTTCCTCGGCGGCAACGGCGCGCAGGCTTCGGACCTCGAATTCGGCAACGAGGACGTCGATTCCTACGAAGTCGGCGTGAAAACCGATTTCAGCTCGGCGTTCCAGTTCAACGCGAACCTCTTCTACACCGAGCTCAAGGGCTATCAGAACCTGGCCTTCGAAGGGAACAACTTCGTCGTCCAGAATTTCGACAAGGTCGTTGCGCAGGGCGTCGAGCTTGAATCGGTCATTCGCCCGGCCCCGAACCTCAACTTCACGCTCGGCTATTCCTATGTCGATACCGAAGTGAAGGATCCGGTGGCCGGCGTGGACAATGGCATGCCGCTGACCAATTCGCCGAAGCATGTGGTCACGGGTGCGGTCACCTGGACCCCGCAGATCAGCAGCAATGTCGGCGGCCTGGTGCATGTCGACTGGCGCATGAACAGCGACGCGAACACGATCAACGATCCGGTCGCGGTGCCGTTCACGACCAACGATGGCTATTCGATCGTCAACGCACGGGCGGGGCTCAACTTCGGTCCCGACCAGAATTACGCGGTCGAATTCTACGTCGAGAACCTGTTCAACAAATATTACAACATCACCTCGTTCCCGATCCCGGAACAGAGCGCGAGCTTCGCGGTCTATCCGGCGCCGCCGCGGCTCTATGGCGTGAAGCTGCGCGCCAAGTTCTGA
- a CDS encoding lipopolysaccharide biosynthesis protein, which translates to MPPETSIGPDTPLAPDFGQQVRRAVIWRSGSQIAGQVIAWASTFLVIRILTPEDYGLFALTQVLLMLFTLLNGYGLASAAIQRDKVSPHELRQIFGLMLLLNGALALAQILCAPLAAAYYRQPMVADLLRVQSLIYLTIPFSALAYAQLARSMEFQRQAQVNLVSALIGAGVALGGALAGWGVWALVWAPIAMFAARALGLTIAARSWMWPSFDFRGAGSIARYGGLMAVGQFFGFLQSQADILVAGRWFDAHLVGIYTTALLLTQIFNNKVVPPLNEVAFAAYARMQNDRPALTAGFTRSTRAIMVAAMPFFFGLAAVAEPLVLTLLGEKWREIVPLLLPLALAMPFWTLFTLLRPATDALGRPGIASGNAAAGALLMPVVFVVGAQWGIIGIAWAWMVAYPLLLAFAAVRSLPIIGIGSIDLIRAVAPPVLAAAAMAAAVMLVDRVLPAMPQILRLATLVATGGPIYCLWLFLFARETVRDLISMVRGRRMPTDAEAAA; encoded by the coding sequence ATGCCCCCGGAAACCTCAATTGGTCCAGACACGCCACTTGCGCCCGATTTCGGCCAGCAGGTCCGCCGTGCGGTGATCTGGCGTTCCGGATCGCAGATCGCGGGCCAGGTCATCGCCTGGGCCTCGACCTTCCTCGTCATCCGCATCCTGACGCCCGAGGATTATGGGCTGTTTGCGCTAACCCAGGTGCTGCTGATGCTCTTCACCTTGCTCAACGGCTACGGCCTCGCGAGCGCGGCGATCCAACGCGACAAGGTCAGTCCGCACGAGCTCAGGCAGATTTTCGGACTGATGCTGCTGCTCAACGGCGCGCTAGCGCTCGCGCAAATCCTCTGCGCGCCGCTCGCCGCCGCCTATTACCGCCAACCGATGGTCGCCGACCTCCTGCGCGTGCAATCGCTGATCTATCTCACCATCCCCTTCTCGGCCCTCGCCTATGCCCAATTGGCGCGGTCGATGGAGTTTCAGCGTCAGGCGCAGGTCAATCTGGTCTCGGCGCTGATCGGCGCCGGCGTGGCGCTCGGCGGCGCACTGGCGGGCTGGGGCGTATGGGCGCTGGTATGGGCGCCGATCGCCATGTTCGCGGCGCGCGCGCTGGGACTGACGATCGCGGCGCGCAGCTGGATGTGGCCGAGCTTCGACTTCCGCGGCGCGGGTTCGATCGCGCGCTACGGCGGGCTGATGGCGGTCGGGCAATTCTTCGGTTTCTTGCAGAGTCAGGCGGACATATTGGTCGCGGGCCGCTGGTTCGACGCGCATCTGGTCGGCATCTACACGACGGCGCTACTGCTGACGCAGATATTCAACAACAAGGTGGTACCGCCGCTCAACGAGGTGGCCTTTGCCGCCTATGCGCGGATGCAGAATGACCGGCCCGCGCTGACTGCGGGCTTCACACGCTCGACGCGCGCAATCATGGTCGCGGCGATGCCCTTTTTCTTCGGCCTCGCCGCGGTGGCCGAGCCGCTCGTGCTCACCCTGCTCGGCGAAAAATGGCGCGAGATCGTGCCGCTGCTCCTGCCGCTGGCGCTCGCCATGCCCTTCTGGACGCTGTTCACCCTGCTCCGGCCCGCGACCGACGCGCTCGGCCGTCCGGGCATCGCGTCGGGCAACGCCGCCGCCGGCGCGTTGCTGATGCCGGTCGTGTTCGTCGTCGGCGCGCAATGGGGCATTATCGGTATCGCGTGGGCGTGGATGGTCGCCTATCCGCTGTTGCTCGCCTTTGCCGCTGTGCGGTCGTTACCGATCATCGGGATCGGGTCGATCGACCTGATCCGCGCCGTCGCGCCGCCGGTCCTCGCCGCAGCGGCCATGGCCGCTGCGGTGATGCTGGTCGACCGCGTGCTTCCCGCGATGCCGCAGATATTGCGGCTGGCGACGCTCGTCGCGACGGGAGGCCCGATCTATTGCCTGTGGCTGTTCCTGTTCGCACGCGAGACGGTGCGCGACCTGATCTCCATGGTGCGCGGCCGGCGTATGCCGACCGACGCGGAAGCGGCCGCCTAA
- a CDS encoding DNA gyrase inhibitor YacG, protein MPSKPPRCPLCGKPREPEFKPFCSRGCRDRDLLTWFGEGYRVPVDQAPDGTADDDRFDDN, encoded by the coding sequence ATGCCCAGTAAACCGCCGCGCTGCCCGCTGTGCGGCAAGCCGCGCGAGCCTGAGTTTAAGCCATTCTGCAGCCGCGGCTGCCGCGACCGCGACCTTCTGACCTGGTTCGGCGAAGGCTATCGCGTGCCGGTCGATCAGGCGCCCGACGGCACCGCCGACGACGATCGTTTCGACGATAACTGA
- a CDS encoding ribonuclease — MAEWLYEAGIGEARAALVEDGEIIEARIERDGEGPRVGAIAAARLVEAGRGGKGALVALDRPGQPHATLADLPSQTSAGATIMVEITRMALRERGRDKPARARLAEPGAALADGPDLRARIATSGMPITELRPTDVDRLEQAGWSELVDCVRTGHWAFDGGALWVDATPAMVLIDVDGEGDALTLAKSGARAAAAVIRRCDIGGSIGIDFPSLPDRAGRHAVDAAVDAALPPPFERTAVNGFGLMQIIRRRDRPSLIEQVCLDPVATDAALLLRHAERAQGTGALTLSARAGVIDHIAAHPAWVDALQNRTGRAVRLLADAAMKGAGHAQ; from the coding sequence TTGGCTGAGTGGCTTTACGAAGCCGGAATCGGCGAGGCGCGCGCGGCGCTGGTCGAGGATGGCGAGATCATAGAAGCGCGGATCGAGCGCGACGGCGAGGGGCCGCGCGTCGGCGCGATCGCGGCGGCAAGGCTCGTCGAGGCGGGACGGGGCGGCAAGGGCGCGCTGGTCGCGCTTGACCGCCCGGGCCAGCCGCACGCGACGCTCGCCGACCTTCCCTCGCAAACCTCGGCCGGCGCGACGATCATGGTGGAAATCACCCGCATGGCATTGCGCGAACGGGGACGCGACAAGCCGGCGAGGGCGCGACTTGCCGAGCCCGGCGCAGCGCTGGCCGACGGCCCCGACCTGCGCGCCCGTATCGCGACGAGCGGTATGCCCATAACCGAATTGCGACCAACCGACGTCGACCGCCTCGAACAGGCGGGATGGTCCGAACTGGTCGATTGCGTGCGCACCGGGCATTGGGCGTTCGACGGCGGGGCGCTGTGGGTCGATGCAACCCCTGCGATGGTGCTGATCGATGTGGACGGCGAGGGCGATGCGCTTACACTCGCCAAGTCAGGCGCGCGGGCAGCCGCGGCGGTGATTCGACGCTGCGACATCGGCGGCTCGATCGGCATCGATTTTCCATCGCTTCCCGACCGGGCGGGACGCCACGCGGTCGACGCGGCGGTCGATGCTGCGCTGCCGCCGCCGTTCGAGCGTACCGCGGTTAACGGCTTTGGCCTGATGCAGATCATCCGCCGCCGCGACCGTCCGTCGCTGATCGAGCAGGTCTGCCTCGATCCCGTCGCGACCGATGCAGCTTTGTTGTTGCGACATGCCGAACGCGCGCAGGGCACCGGCGCGTTGACGCTCTCGGCGCGCGCCGGGGTGATCGATCATATCGCAGCGCACCCGGCGTGGGTCGATGCGCTGCAGAATCGGACCGGCCGCGCGGTTCGCCTGCTGGCGGACGCGGCCATGAAAGGAGCGGGCCATGCCCAGTAA
- a CDS encoding Maf family protein encodes MLVLASTSPRRRELLARIGLVPARIAAPEIDETPLKAELPRDYVARLAKGKALAVERAPDEVVLAGDTTVAVGRRILEKPVDEADLRRMLGLLSGRRHHVYSGICVVGTDGKARVRVVDTVVAFKALSAAEIDRYIESGEGMGKAGGYAIQGRAETFVRFLSGSHSNVVGLPLFETRALLTSAGIALG; translated from the coding sequence GTGCTGGTCCTTGCTTCGACATCGCCGCGCCGGCGTGAATTGCTGGCGCGGATCGGCCTTGTGCCGGCGCGCATCGCGGCCCCCGAAATCGACGAAACGCCGCTGAAGGCAGAGCTGCCGCGTGACTATGTCGCGCGGCTCGCCAAGGGCAAGGCGCTGGCCGTCGAGCGCGCGCCGGACGAGGTCGTGCTCGCGGGCGACACGACGGTCGCGGTTGGCCGCCGCATATTGGAAAAGCCGGTCGACGAAGCCGATCTGCGCCGGATGCTCGGTCTGCTTTCGGGTCGGCGGCATCATGTCTATTCGGGGATTTGCGTCGTCGGCACCGATGGCAAGGCGCGCGTGCGCGTTGTCGACACGGTCGTCGCGTTCAAGGCGCTGAGTGCTGCCGAGATCGACCGCTATATCGAATCGGGCGAGGGCATGGGCAAGGCGGGCGGTTATGCGATCCAGGGCCGGGCCGAGACCTTTGTCCGCTTCCTGTCTGGTAGCCATTCGAATGTCGTCGGCTTGCCCTTGTTCGAAACGCGCGCGCTGCTCACCAGCGCGGGAATCGCGCTTGGCTGA
- the infA gene encoding translation initiation factor IF-1: MAKEELLEMRGQVVELLPNAMFRVKLENDHEILGHTAGKMRKNRIRVLVGDEVLVELTPYDLTKGRITYRFK, encoded by the coding sequence ATGGCGAAAGAAGAACTTCTGGAAATGCGCGGCCAAGTGGTCGAACTGCTCCCCAACGCGATGTTTCGCGTCAAACTGGAAAATGACCACGAGATTCTGGGCCACACGGCCGGCAAGATGCGCAAGAACCGCATCCGCGTTCTGGTGGGCGACGAAGTGCTCGTCGAACTCACCCCCTATGACCTGACCAAGGGTCGGATCACCTATCGCTTCAAGTGA